In Ovis aries strain OAR_USU_Benz2616 breed Rambouillet chromosome 13, ARS-UI_Ramb_v3.0, whole genome shotgun sequence, the genomic window gagtcggacacgactgagcgacttaactaactttTGAGTATTACTGAGTAAAGATGAATCATGGACTGTTAAGACATAAGATTGTCAAATATGaaaaattgttattattattaagcaATACAAAGAACAGTATCATGGAATGTTGAGATAAAATCATAATACGTAGAAAATCACATTATTATTGAGCAATAATCCTTCCAAAAGCATTTTAAAGTGTTGGAATGTTTAGGGCACAGGATTGCACAacgtttttcttttctgttttttttttttttaatggaattctAGAATTCTAAGAACATAGATCTTTAGAAACCTGCTAGTCCAGCGAGCTGAGGTAACTCTAAATAGAGATTAGGTTTGGTTCCAGCTCGCAGGGCAGGTAAACCGCAGAGCCCAGGGCTGGAACATTAGGAATGCGGAAGCCCCGGCACTGCGCCGGCTGGATGCGTTGAAGGCCGCCATGGCCGCAGCTTCTTCTCCATCCCCTGGGGTCTCCCCTCAggcctccccctgccccaagGAGGCCAACAGAGCGCTGCTCAACGACAACTCTTGCTGGACCATCATCGGCACCGAGTCGGTGGAATTCTCCTTCAGCACCAGCCTGGCGTGCACCCGGGAGCCGGTCACTCCCGTGCCGCTCATCAGCACCCTCGAGGTGAATCCGGGCGCTGCGGGGCGCTGGCGGGCGTGACTGCCCTGGGCCGGGTGGGAGTGCAGGTGAGGGAGAGCTGCGAGCTCTCAGCTCGCCACCCCGCGCCCCCCGCTTCTCCCACACCCCTTGGTCTTACCCTCCCCCAGCTGAGTGGCGGGGGCGATGTGGCCACCCTGGAGCTCCACGGTGAGAACTTCCACGCGGGGCTCAAAGTGTGGTTCGGGGACGTGGAGGCCGAAACCATGTACAGGTATAGGGCTGGGGgtttccctgtctcccagagaaCGGGgctggtggggagtggggtgcaCGCCATCAGCATCGCTGCTGCCCTGACCTCGAtgccccacccccaggagccCGCGGTCCCTGGTGTGCGTGGTGCCCGACGTAGCCGTCTTCGGCAGCGACTGGCGCTGGCTGCGCACACCCATCACAGTGCCCGTGAGCCTCGTGCGCACCGACGGCCTTTTCTACCCCAGCGCCTTCTCCTTCACCTACACGCCCGAGTACAGCGCGCGGCCGGGGGCCCCGGGCGCCCCGGCGGCGCCCGCCGCTGACGCCGACGCGCTCCTGGAGAGCATCCATCACGAGTTCACGCGCACCAACTTCCACCTCTTCATCCAGACGTAGGAGGAGCGGCCTGGACGCTGAGACCTGGCCGGGGGCCGGTTTTCTGGGTCCTGAGCCCTGCCCTCCGCCTCGGTGCTGCGGAAGTGAAAGCTTTAGGCCGACTTGCAGAAAGCTCTTGCCCTAGAAACCTGGCCCTGCGGGTCTTACACCGGTTACTCCCTCGTCCTTTTCCGTATAGGAAGACTCCGCCTGAGTGATGCGCCTTTTGTATCGGGTCAAGAGTGTGGTTTTCTCTGTCATTGTCTTTTTCACTCTCACACCCTCTCTCCCGCAGTAActatagtttttttgttttctgtttttggcgATGCcacgtggcctgtgggatcttaattcccagaccaggaatggaacccgtcCCCCATGcgatggaagtgcagagtcttagtccctggaccgccagggagttTCCTGTAGATCTGTCTTCTTTTTGCATCCGTGTCCCTGCATCTTTGTTTCTCTCCATCACTCTGGGTCTGGCATACAGTTTCACACATTGTGAAAAGCCTAGCCTAGAGCAGTGACCCTCCAGGCAGCTGTGTCTTCCCTGAAAGAAGAAACGGGTAGTATTTCACACACATGGGGCATGGTCTCACGCTTGCCCTGCTGGCCCTGAAGCACCAGGTGCTGCCTGGAACATTGGGTCCCACTCCAAGCACCAAGTCCCTTCTGGAGCATGGGGAACCTGTCCTGGAGTGCTGGTTTCCACCCTGCAATACAAAGCTCGGTCCTTTCCTTAGTCTTTTTCTGGCTGGAGCCAGGCACAGTACCCATGCAGATGTTTGCCCTCTGGTCCACAACTTTGGTGGCTGGGCAGGTCCCTGGGGCAGTGGTCAGGTCTTGCCATCTTAATTGTCTACCCAGGCATTTCTTTCTCAGGCCCAGTAAGATGCAGTCAGTCCTTAGGGTCGGAGATTGCTCTGCTGTGTTGGCATCAACTCCCAGCCAGGGCAGAGTCTGATCTGTATGACCCACCTGCTCC contains:
- the LOC101111217 gene encoding recombining binding protein suppressor of hairless-like protein yields the protein MAAASSPSPGVSPQASPCPKEANRALLNDNSCWTIIGTESVEFSFSTSLACTREPVTPVPLISTLELSGGGDVATLELHGENFHAGLKVWFGDVEAETMYRSPRSLVCVVPDVAVFGSDWRWLRTPITVPVSLVRTDGLFYPSAFSFTYTPEYSARPGAPGAPAAPAADADALLESIHHEFTRTNFHLFIQT